CAGGAGCCTGGCGATCTCCGACGGGAACGCCGCAGCCGTGACACGCTCCTCGCCGGCCGGCTCGCCGCGGAGAATCTCCAACCCCTCTTCGGACTTGACCTTCCGGGTGGCGGCCGGCTCCAGCGGCGTCCCCTTGAATCCGGAGCTCAACAGCCCGGAAGGAAACGAATCGGAATCCGGCGTGTCCTTGAGCGCAACGGCCAGCTTCTCGAGCCGGCTCTCGATTTCGACGTCCAGTTCTTCCGTATCCCATTCGTCGGAGCCTTCCGGAACCTTCTTCAACGCTTCTTCCACATCCCCGAGCGGAAGATTCCTGGGAGGGATGGTGTACTCCTCTGTCCAGACGTTCCGGGTAAAAGATTCAGTTCGTTCTTTGAAGAAATAGAGAGTTCCGGCTGCGAGAATGGCGCCTAGGACCGCCAAGCCCAGGTAGAGGCTCCTGGGCCTCCGGTCCGGGGACGGTTTCTTCGGAGCAGTTCGAGAGCTAGTCTTCCCCGAGGTCCTTCGAACTCGTTTTTTCTTTCTCGGTCGGCGCCGCGAGCCTCGGCCTTTCCGGGCCATGACGCAGATTATATGGATGGGAGCGGCGGTTTCCTAACCGCCGATTCTTGGAATTGTGGAGAGACAGGAATGGGGGACAAGACTGTCCCCCCTCCTGGCTACCATCTCGAGCATGACGTCGCGTGGTCAGTCGGCCGGCTGTTTCCCGGTTCTCTGCCTGAGTCTCTTCTTGCTCAGCCCCGCCCGGCCCTCCGCCGGCGGGGTCTCATCCGAACTCCCCCAGCCCACGGATGCGGAAGCCTTGGGAACGAAGATTCGGCAGGCGTGTACCCAGTGCCACGAATGGACGCCCCCGGAGATCCTCCCCAAGAAGGAATGGCCCGGCCTGATTCAGAGGAAGTTCAAACTGGCCAACATCACCCTCCTGCAATCCCACAACAAGCCGATCTGGGACGTCGACGCCCTGCAAGTCGCCTCCTACTTCCGGTCGAAGGCGCCTGACCGATTGGACACGCCGCGTTGGACGGCAAAGCGTGGGGGGCCGGAGCTCAAGTTCGACCGCCGACTCTTGCCGGGCAGGAAGGTTCGCGGTCTCCAACCCGGAGCAGCCAATGTCCGGCTCCTGGAACTGTTTCCGGATCTGGAGGGCCCCGAACTGGTGGTCAGCGACATGATCTCCGGGTGGGTGAGCTGGACCGATCCCGATGACGGTCAAATGGACCTCCGACCCATCGCCAAACTCACCAATCCCTGCCATGCGGAGGTCGTGGACCTGGATCGGGATGGAAGGACCGACCTGCTGATCGCAGATCTCGGATGGCCCAAGCCGACCGACCAGCGAACCGGATCGGTGGCTTGGCTCCGGCGGACCGGGAAGCGTGAATTCGAGGTCCACCGTCTGGCTACCGGGATCGGCAGGGTCGCCGACGTCCGGGCAGCAGACTTTGACGGGGATCAGGACGTGGACGTCATCGTCGCCGAGTTCGGATGGAGGACCGTAGGGGGCATTCACTATCTGGAAAACGGGTCCGGTCCGGAAAAAGCCTCGAAACTCGGAGCCGGAGATTTCAGGTCCGTGGAACTGGATGACCGGGCCGGCGCGATTCACATTCCCATCGTGGACCTCGACCGGGACGGAAGGACCGACTTCATTGCCCTGCTCTCGCAGGAACACGAAGCGGTGGTCGCGTTCCTCAATCGGGGACCGGGGACCTTCGAAAAGAAAACCCTCTTCGTCGCGCCTCACCCGCACTGGGGCTCGAGCGGGCTCGAAATGGTCGATCTGGATCAAGACGGGGACCTGGATGTGCTCTTCACCCACGGAGACACACTGGACGCCATGGCGGAGATGAGGCCCTACCATGGGCTGTCGTGGCTGGAGAACAAAGGCGACCTTTCCTTTGTCCATCACCCCGTGGACGTCTACTACGGCGCTCTCCGCGCCGAAGCGGGGGACCTGGACGGAGATGGCGATCTCGACCTGGTGGCAGCTTCCTATTTCCCCAATCTGACCGAGGAGGTGCGCCGTCGATACAATCTTCCGGGAGTGGTCTGGTACGAACAGACCCGACCCGGGTCCTTCCAACCCCGCTCTTTGGCCGATATTCCGTGCGACTACATCACCCTTGAGCTGGGTGACATCGACGGAGACGGCGGCACCGACATCATCCTGGGAAACTTCGGCCAAGCCAGGGAAGGAGTGGACTGGGAGCTGGTCCAGATCTGGCGGCAGCGGCCGTAACCTGCGGAACTCCCGCATAAACCAACGATTGTCGTACCATGACTCCGATGCATCCCATGGGATGGACCCTGGCGTGGAGCCGACTATTCATTCCGGTATTGGCTGTCCCTTTCATTTGGGTCTTGAGCGCCCCGTCCGAAACAGCCGCCCGCGGGGAGGATCCGGGATCCATTCGATTCACCGACATCGCATCCAGATCGGATATTCGCTACCATTCCAATAACGACTTCACCGGGCGCAAGTACTTTCCCCAGCCCATGTGCGGCGGCGTCGCCATCTTCGACTACGACGGCGACGGCAGGCTGGACATCTTCTTCACCAACGGCGCCAAGTTGCCCGAAGTCGAGAAGACCAACCGCTCGTTTCACAACTGCCTCCTGCGCAACCTGGGCGGAGGCAGATTCGAGAACGTCACCCGGCAGGCCGGCCTGACGGGGGCCGGATTGGGCTACTGTTTCGGGGTGACCGCCGGCGACTACGACAACGACGGCGACCGCGACCTGTTCATCGGCAACGCCGGACCCAACACCCTGTATCGAAACAACGGCGACGGGACGTTCAGCGACGTGACCATCGGGTCGGGCCTCGACGACAAGCCGGAAGACCTGTTGAGCGTGGACGCCGCCTGGTTCGACTACGACCAGGATTCCCTGCTGGACCTGTTCGTCTCCCAATACACCTATTGGAACGCCAAAACCGACAAGCCGTGCCTGTTTCCCGACGGCACTCCGTTCTACTGCAGTCCCAAGACCGTCCGGAGTGTTTCCAACACGCTCTACCGGAATCTGGGCGGCGGGAAATTCACCGATGTCTCACGCGAGGCGGGCCTCGACAACGCGTTGGGCAAGGGCATGGGGTTGGGAATTGCCGATTTCAATCAGGACGGCCGTCCGGACGTGTTCGTCGCCAACGACACGGTGCAGAATTTTCTCTACCTGAATCAGGGCGACGGAACCTTCCGGGAAGCTTCGTTTTTCCTGGGCGTCGCCTACAAGGGTTCGGCGGTGGCCGGCTCGGGCATGGGCGCCGACGCCAAGGATTTCAACAATGACGGGCAGGTCGACATTTTCTACAACGACCTCAGGAATCAGCTCCACGGGCTCTTTCAGAACCGGGGCGGGCGGTTTTTCGAATATGTCAGTTACCGGACTCAGGTGGCCAAGCTGAGCCGCAGCTTCACGGGCTGGGGCAGCGGGTTCATCGATTTCGACAACGACGGTTGGAAGGACATCTATTCGGCCAACGGGGGCCTGGAATACCTGAGTCCCGACACCGCCCAGCACGACACCATGCTGCGGAACCTGGAGGGGACGGCCTTTGCCGATGTCTCCGAGAGCCTGGGCAAGGATTTCATGCGCATCGCCTACCAGCGCGGTTCATCCTTCGGAGATCTGAACGATGACGGATTCCTGGATATCGTCGTTACGTCGCTGAACCAGATGCCGAGGATTCTGCAAAATTCGGGCGGCAACGGAAACCACTGGCTGATGCTGGATCTCCGCGGCCGGGCCAGCAACCGGGACGCCATCGGAGCCTCCGTCCTGCTGCGGACGGCCTCGGGACGGACCCTTCACAACCTTGTTTCCTCGACGGTGGGCCTCATGTCCTCGCCGGACCGTCGGGTTCATTTCGGTTTGGGGAAGGAAGAAGGCGTCGAGTCTCTGGAGATCCGCTGGCCGTCGGGCAAGGTTCAGGTATTGAACGGCGTCCAACCCGACCAGATTCTCAGGGTCGAGGAGCCGGACTAGCGCCGCGGCGGTGGTTTTATTCCTTTGAACCGGTCTTCCTGGACCGGTACGCCCTTTCCAGAAGACGTTGGATACTGGGGAATCTGGCGGCGGCGGGCCGGGCTCGCTCAAGAGTCTCGATGGCCGGCTCGGTCTCTCCCAACTCCAGGTAGAGAGCGCCCAGCTTGCGCAGATGATTCGGGTTGTCGGGAGCTCGCTCGACAGCCTTGAGGAAAGCCTCTTTCGCCCCCGGCATGTCCTTCAACAGGTACCGGGCCGTTCCCAACAGTGAATAGGCAAGATCGTTGTCCGGTTGCCTTCTGATGCTCCCTTCAGCGGAGGCGCGGGCTTGCTCATAGTCTCCCTTGCGGAGATGGATCTGGCCCCGCATGAGATCGACGCGCGCGTTTTTCGGTTCCCGGTCGGCCAGGAAGTCCAGGACCTGGAGAACCCGGTCGTGCTCTCCCATCTGAAAATAGGTGTCCCCCAGAATCCAGGCCTGGCGGGAGTTCAGTTGCGGCCATCGATCCCGGCCCAGAGACTCAAGGACCGGCCGGGCCAGTTCGTGCGCTCCCGATTGCGCCAATGCGTTCGAATAGTAGATGGCGTACTTGGGATTGTTGCCATCCAATCGAACGGCCTCTTTGAACTCTGCGGCGGCGCCCGGCCAATCCTGCTCCTGCCAACGCCCCATCCCCTGATGGAAGTAGGGCTCGGGATCGGACGGATCCGCCTGCTTCTGGCGCTCGAACAGCTCCGAGGCCTGCGCGATTTGTCCCATCTTGATCAGGTGCTGCCCGTCCCTGCTGGTCCGCAGCCGCTCGGCGGCGACCCGGTGGCGTTCGGCTTCCTCCTGCCGTCCCAACCGGAAGTACAGGCCGGCCAGAGTCACGTGGCCTTCCAGGAAATTGGGGTTTTCATCCACCACACTCTTCACGGTTCGGATCGCCTCTTCGATCCGGTTGGAGGAGCTGTAGACGAGTCCCATCTGAAACCGCGCATCCGCATCGCCCGGCCGCGTCCGCAGCGCACGTTCGAAGCGGGCCAGGGCTTCCTCATATTGCTGTTCGTTCTCAAAGAGAAAGATGCCGCGGTACAGATTGGCGTCGTAATCGTCGGGATTGATCTTGAGTTCTTCCAGGAAGGCCTGGTTCGCTGTGTCGTGCCGGTTCATGAGCCGGAGCAACTTCCCGTACGTGGCGTTCAACGAAGGGACCCGCGGGTCGAGCGCGAGGGCTCTTTCCAAGTGCCTGGCCGCTCCCGGGTAGTCTCCGTTTTCCATCAACTTGCCGCCTCGGCGCGCCAAACGATTGAGCCAATCTGCGCGCATCTCGGACCGGAACCGCGATGTCGGCCAGTCCGTGTCTTTCAGGGCGTTCTCGACGAGCGGCGTTCCCTCTTCCGCCCGCCCGTCCTCTTCCAGGGCAACTCCCAACAGATAGGTCAGGGCTGGAGATTGGGACAATTCCATCTCAAGCGGCGACAGAAGTTCGATCATCTTCCGCCACTCGCCCAGGTTGAAGTGGCAGGAGGCCAGCAACTGAAGGGCTTCCCTGCCCTTCGATCCATCGGCGACGACCTGGACCAGGATCTGCTTGGCCCTCTCGAAGTCGGCCGTTCGATAATGGGTCCACCCGAGGGCGTATCTGGCGCCCGTCGGGTCAATGAGACCGCCGGATTCAATAGCCGATTCGTATTGGGCGACGGCATCCTGATACCGGCCGCTCGAAGCGTAGGCGTTGCCCAGCTTGACTCGGACCTCCGCCAGACCGGGGTTACGGGCCAGCAAGGACCGGTACACTTCGATGGCGCCTTGCAGATCACCGTCCTGTTGGAGTTGAACCGCCCGCCTCAGGGCCTTCTCCGGCTCGCCCTGCGCCAACAGCAGGAAACCCGCAAGTGCCGCGATTGCCGGGATATGGAGCATGGGGATCACTTAGACCAGCGACTCGGATACACTATTCTGAGTGGGTGATATGAGTATAAACAGATTCAAATCGATGCGGGTCTGGTTTCCGGCAGCGACGCTGACAATTAAGGAGCACACGTGGACCTGGGACTAAGAGGAAAGGTCGCTATCGTCACCGGCGGCAATCGCGGGATTGGAAGATGCTGCGCCCTGGCGCTTGCCCGCGAGGGTGCGCGGATCTGCATCACGGCCCGTGACCGGAATCTACTGGACCAGACGGTCGGGGAGATCAACGAGGCGGGAGGCGAAGGGTATGCCGTTTCGGCGGACCTGACCACCTTGGAGGCGTGCCGCCGGGTCGTGGACGAGACGGTCGAACAGTTCGGAGGGGTCGATATCCTGGTGAATTGCGCCGGTGCGGCGCGGGCGCACGACATCCTGGATCTTCCCACCGATCTGATCGACGATGCGCTGAGCCTGAAGAGCTACAGCTACCTTCGCATGTCCCAACTCGTGATCCCTCACATGAAGTGGGGCGGCTGGGGACGCATCGTCAACATCGCAGGAAGCGCCGGCGCGAGTCCGGCCCAGGGCAACATTCCGGTGAGCCTGGCCAACATCACCATCCTCAACATGACACGCGCACTCTCGGACGCGGTCTCGGGGGACGGCATCCTGGTCAATACCATCTGCCCCGGTTTCACCAACACCCAAAGGGCGCGCGATCTGTTTCAGGCGAAGGCGGACAAAGAGGGCCGCGACGTGGAGGAAGTTCTCAGGGACCTGGGGCGCGGGCTCCCGGCCGGACGCATTGCCGAGCCGGAGGAAATCGCCGACGTGGTCGCCTTTCTGGCATCGGAGGTCTGTTCCTACATGTTCGGAAGTTCCATCTACATGGACGGCGGCGATCGGCGCGGCACGCCGTAGATTCACATCGGTCCTGACTTCACGCCGGCCGTGATCCCCGCGAAACAGGGACCGGTAGAAAGGTGCCGATATGAGAATCGGATTCATCGGCCTGGGCGCCATGGGGAACCCCATGGCCGCCAACCTGCAGAAGGCCGGATACGAACTGACCATCCACGACATCCGTCGCGAGCAGGCCCGCAATCTCGAGGATGGGGGCGCCGTCTGGGCGACGAGCCCCGCGGACACGGCCGAGCGATCCGACGTGGTGCTGCTGTCCCTGCCCGGCCCGGTGGAAGTGGAATCGGTCGTGCTGGGCAACAACGGCGTCTTTTCCGGTCTGGCCGCGGGAGGCGCCTGCATCGACACCAGCACCAATTCGCCGGCGGTCATGCGCCGCATCGCGGAAGCCGGCGCCTCCAGAGGCATTCAGGTCCTGGACGCGCCCATCAGCGGGGGCATCTGGGGTGCGCGGGATGCCTCGTTGACCGTATTCGCCGGTGGAGAAAAGGCAGCGTTCGAGAAGTATCGTCCGCTTTTCCGGTGCATCGGAAAGACCGTGGTCCACATGGGGCCGCTCGGTTCCGGCCACGCCGCCAAGCTGGTGAACAACCTGATCATGTACATCAACTTCA
The sequence above is a segment of the Acidobacteriota bacterium genome. Coding sequences within it:
- a CDS encoding tetratricopeptide repeat protein — protein: MLHIPAIAALAGFLLLAQGEPEKALRRAVQLQQDGDLQGAIEVYRSLLARNPGLAEVRVKLGNAYASSGRYQDAVAQYESAIESGGLIDPTGARYALGWTHYRTADFERAKQILVQVVADGSKGREALQLLASCHFNLGEWRKMIELLSPLEMELSQSPALTYLLGVALEEDGRAEEGTPLVENALKDTDWPTSRFRSEMRADWLNRLARRGGKLMENGDYPGAARHLERALALDPRVPSLNATYGKLLRLMNRHDTANQAFLEELKINPDDYDANLYRGIFLFENEQQYEEALARFERALRTRPGDADARFQMGLVYSSSNRIEEAIRTVKSVVDENPNFLEGHVTLAGLYFRLGRQEEAERHRVAAERLRTSRDGQHLIKMGQIAQASELFERQKQADPSDPEPYFHQGMGRWQEQDWPGAAAEFKEAVRLDGNNPKYAIYYSNALAQSGAHELARPVLESLGRDRWPQLNSRQAWILGDTYFQMGEHDRVLQVLDFLADREPKNARVDLMRGQIHLRKGDYEQARASAEGSIRRQPDNDLAYSLLGTARYLLKDMPGAKEAFLKAVERAPDNPNHLRKLGALYLELGETEPAIETLERARPAAARFPSIQRLLERAYRSRKTGSKE
- a CDS encoding SDR family oxidoreductase, which codes for MDLGLRGKVAIVTGGNRGIGRCCALALAREGARICITARDRNLLDQTVGEINEAGGEGYAVSADLTTLEACRRVVDETVEQFGGVDILVNCAGAARAHDILDLPTDLIDDALSLKSYSYLRMSQLVIPHMKWGGWGRIVNIAGSAGASPAQGNIPVSLANITILNMTRALSDAVSGDGILVNTICPGFTNTQRARDLFQAKADKEGRDVEEVLRDLGRGLPAGRIAEPEEIADVVAFLASEVCSYMFGSSIYMDGGDRRGTP
- a CDS encoding NAD(P)-dependent oxidoreductase, which encodes MRIGFIGLGAMGNPMAANLQKAGYELTIHDIRREQARNLEDGGAVWATSPADTAERSDVVLLSLPGPVEVESVVLGNNGVFSGLAAGGACIDTSTNSPAVMRRIAEAGASRGIQVLDAPISGGIWGARDASLTVFAGGEKAAFEKYRPLFRCIGKTVVHMGPLGSGHAAKLVNNLIMYINFIGACEGMALGVKAGLDPRILLDVIKPSMGHSTFMERTMKLSLDGQPLHFVTDGAVKDLRLCVELGRDLGVPLAAGPLVETLVTRYRDAGHGQEDTLTYIRDYMRRSGVDWG
- a CDS encoding CRTAC1 family protein, with amino-acid sequence MTPMHPMGWTLAWSRLFIPVLAVPFIWVLSAPSETAARGEDPGSIRFTDIASRSDIRYHSNNDFTGRKYFPQPMCGGVAIFDYDGDGRLDIFFTNGAKLPEVEKTNRSFHNCLLRNLGGGRFENVTRQAGLTGAGLGYCFGVTAGDYDNDGDRDLFIGNAGPNTLYRNNGDGTFSDVTIGSGLDDKPEDLLSVDAAWFDYDQDSLLDLFVSQYTYWNAKTDKPCLFPDGTPFYCSPKTVRSVSNTLYRNLGGGKFTDVSREAGLDNALGKGMGLGIADFNQDGRPDVFVANDTVQNFLYLNQGDGTFREASFFLGVAYKGSAVAGSGMGADAKDFNNDGQVDIFYNDLRNQLHGLFQNRGGRFFEYVSYRTQVAKLSRSFTGWGSGFIDFDNDGWKDIYSANGGLEYLSPDTAQHDTMLRNLEGTAFADVSESLGKDFMRIAYQRGSSFGDLNDDGFLDIVVTSLNQMPRILQNSGGNGNHWLMLDLRGRASNRDAIGASVLLRTASGRTLHNLVSSTVGLMSSPDRRVHFGLGKEEGVESLEIRWPSGKVQVLNGVQPDQILRVEEPD
- a CDS encoding VCBS repeat-containing protein, with the protein product MGTKIRQACTQCHEWTPPEILPKKEWPGLIQRKFKLANITLLQSHNKPIWDVDALQVASYFRSKAPDRLDTPRWTAKRGGPELKFDRRLLPGRKVRGLQPGAANVRLLELFPDLEGPELVVSDMISGWVSWTDPDDGQMDLRPIAKLTNPCHAEVVDLDRDGRTDLLIADLGWPKPTDQRTGSVAWLRRTGKREFEVHRLATGIGRVADVRAADFDGDQDVDVIVAEFGWRTVGGIHYLENGSGPEKASKLGAGDFRSVELDDRAGAIHIPIVDLDRDGRTDFIALLSQEHEAVVAFLNRGPGTFEKKTLFVAPHPHWGSSGLEMVDLDQDGDLDVLFTHGDTLDAMAEMRPYHGLSWLENKGDLSFVHHPVDVYYGALRAEAGDLDGDGDLDLVAASYFPNLTEEVRRRYNLPGVVWYEQTRPGSFQPRSLADIPCDYITLELGDIDGDGGTDIILGNFGQAREGVDWELVQIWRQRP